DNA from Eucalyptus grandis isolate ANBG69807.140 chromosome 5, ASM1654582v1, whole genome shotgun sequence:
TCGCCCTCAGCGCGGTCGCCCTGGTCTTTTCCCTGATCGTGCTCCGCCCTAATGACCCCGAGTTCGCCTTGAGCGAGGTGTCGGTCAAGTCCCTCAACTACACGAGCGATTACCCCTCGACGTGGCTGGACGCGACGCTCGCTGCGCGCGCGACAATCGGGAACACCAACTTCGGCTGGTTCGAGTTCGAGAAGAGCAATCTGACCGTGACCTACAACGGGACCATGGTCGGGGAGGAGGAGCTCGACGGCGGGACAGTCGGTTTGAAGGGGACGAAGTACATGGACGTCACGGTCGGGGTCAGGTCGAGTAGGATAAGCGATCTGAGGAATTTGAGCAGCGACATGAGCGATAACGTCCTGGAGCTGACGAGCTCCGCGCAGCTGAGGGGGAGGGTTCACCTCATCAAGATCGTCAAGAGGAGCTTGACGTCGGTGATGAACTGCACCATGAGCATTGATCTGTCGAACCGCAGAGTCCAGAATTTGATATGCACGTAGAGACCTGATTGTTCTTTAAATTTTAGGTTTTCCCTTCTTGTTATGGACATCCGTCTTGATGGTTTGTGTACTTTTCCGAATCGATTACTGATCACGTATATAaccatgaaaagagagaaatttctgCACAAATCTTATTGTTTTTGATTTGTGTAATTTGCATATATTTCACTAGGGGTGCGCATGG
Protein-coding regions in this window:
- the LOC104446093 gene encoding late embryogenesis abundant protein At1g64065-like, which codes for MPAEDQQARPLKIHYQRGDEEFAPPVFKPRPSKRSNKCPVYVLAAVVALSAVALVFSLIVLRPNDPEFALSEVSVKSLNYTSDYPSTWLDATLAARATIGNTNFGWFEFEKSNLTVTYNGTMVGEEELDGGTVGLKGTKYMDVTVGVRSSRISDLRNLSSDMSDNVLELTSSAQLRGRVHLIKIVKRSLTSVMNCTMSIDLSNRRVQNLICT